The following proteins are co-located in the Shouchella hunanensis genome:
- a CDS encoding argininosuccinate synthase: protein MAKEKVVLAYSGGLDTSVAVKWLTDKGYDVIAVGLDVGEGKDLEFVKQKALTVGAIQSYTIDAKKEFAEEFVLPALQSHALYEQKYPLVSALSRPLISKKLVEVAEQTGASAVAHGCTGKGNDQVRFEVSIQALNPDLKVLAPVRDWAWSRDEEIEYAKANNIPIPIDLDNPYSVDQNLWGRSNECGILEDPWATPPEGAYELTAPLEKTPDTADTIEIHFEKGVPVAINGQAMPLDELILSLNNLAGKHGVGRIDHVENRLVGIKSREVYECPGAMTLIKAHKELEDLTLPKELAHFKPVIEKKLTELIYEGLWFSSLQPALQAFLKESQQHVTGIVRVKLFKGHAIVEGRKSPYSLYNEKLATYTPDDEFDHNAAVGFISLWGLPTKVHSMVTKAKEEVTS from the coding sequence GTGGCGAAAGAAAAAGTAGTACTTGCATATTCAGGTGGATTAGACACATCCGTAGCAGTGAAATGGTTAACCGATAAAGGGTATGATGTGATTGCCGTTGGCCTTGATGTAGGCGAAGGAAAAGACTTAGAATTTGTGAAGCAAAAAGCATTAACTGTTGGAGCCATTCAATCGTATACCATTGATGCGAAAAAAGAGTTTGCTGAGGAATTTGTTCTTCCAGCTCTTCAATCTCATGCACTCTATGAACAAAAATATCCGCTAGTATCTGCTCTTTCTCGCCCATTAATCTCGAAAAAGCTTGTAGAGGTTGCAGAACAAACAGGTGCTTCCGCAGTAGCCCATGGATGCACTGGAAAAGGGAATGATCAAGTCCGTTTTGAAGTATCCATTCAAGCACTTAATCCTGATCTAAAGGTCCTTGCACCTGTTCGTGACTGGGCATGGTCCCGTGATGAGGAAATTGAATATGCAAAAGCAAACAATATTCCAATTCCAATTGATTTAGATAACCCATATTCTGTTGATCAAAATTTATGGGGCAGAAGCAATGAGTGCGGTATTCTAGAAGATCCTTGGGCGACACCACCAGAAGGCGCCTATGAATTAACAGCGCCATTAGAGAAAACACCTGATACAGCCGATACAATTGAGATTCATTTTGAGAAAGGGGTACCAGTGGCTATTAATGGTCAAGCGATGCCATTAGATGAACTGATTCTTTCTTTAAATAACCTTGCTGGTAAGCATGGTGTTGGACGCATTGACCATGTAGAGAACCGTCTTGTTGGTATTAAATCGCGTGAAGTATATGAGTGTCCAGGTGCAATGACGCTAATTAAGGCCCATAAAGAGCTTGAAGACTTAACGTTGCCGAAGGAATTGGCACACTTTAAACCTGTTATTGAAAAGAAATTAACTGAATTAATTTATGAAGGTTTATGGTTCTCCAGCCTTCAGCCAGCTCTTCAAGCCTTCTTAAAAGAGTCACAGCAGCACGTAACAGGTATTGTACGCGTGAAGCTCTTTAAAGGGCATGCAATTGTAGAAGGAAGAAAATCACCGTATTCTCTTTACAATGAAAAATTAGCAACGTATACACCGGATGATGAGTTTGACCACAATGCAGCAGTTGGCTTTATTTCCTTATGGGGATTGCCAACGAAGGTACACAGCATGGTCACAAAAGCAAAAGAGGAGGTAACATCGTGA
- a CDS encoding EcsC family protein, whose amino-acid sequence MTSVSSVEQWLAEIDQYEKQLFIQSKKKGRDDGRQPIDEKWTQYTDPIAIQLYQWIQSDFLQQSTFQSMIQLEPDDSIAVRNEKEHLLQKELARTRLLALLQGGMSIHSNMALLTHIPLSLYLSKKALNKVGHFYQFTQTGGTAETILSLRLLLYSFLPKHLKYEEWRSLTNDGIVCDQNEPMYLGKEDMISEAVIKQLLKQIIRMSLYKQVGPKRVPLKRIILGTYQASVSYKSMQSLTLDAQCFYRKRWLHRFSEN is encoded by the coding sequence ATGACAAGCGTGTCTAGTGTTGAGCAATGGTTAGCAGAAATTGATCAGTATGAAAAGCAGTTGTTCATTCAATCAAAGAAAAAGGGCAGGGATGATGGGAGGCAACCAATTGACGAAAAGTGGACACAGTACACGGATCCAATTGCCATTCAATTGTATCAGTGGATTCAATCTGACTTTTTACAACAGTCAACGTTTCAGTCAATGATACAGTTAGAACCAGATGATTCCATTGCTGTTCGAAATGAGAAGGAACACCTCTTACAAAAAGAATTAGCGCGAACTCGATTGCTTGCTCTCTTACAGGGGGGGATGAGTATCCACTCAAACATGGCTTTACTGACACACATTCCTCTTAGTCTGTATTTATCAAAGAAAGCACTTAATAAAGTCGGTCATTTTTATCAATTCACTCAAACAGGTGGGACTGCAGAAACCATTTTGTCACTGCGGCTGTTACTATACAGTTTTTTACCAAAGCATTTAAAGTATGAAGAGTGGCGCTCGTTAACAAATGATGGTATTGTGTGTGACCAAAATGAGCCTATGTATCTTGGGAAAGAAGACATGATATCAGAGGCCGTTATAAAGCAGCTATTAAAACAGATTATACGCATGTCACTGTATAAACAAGTTGGACCTAAACGTGTTCCGTTGAAACGTATCATTCTTGGTACATATCAAGCTTCAGTCTCCTATAAATCTATGCAATCGTTAACATTGGATGCACAATGCTTCTACAGAAAGCGTTGGCTTCATCGCTTTTCAGAGAACTAG
- a CDS encoding CMP-binding protein: MESGFYMIREREIKQAANGSLYANFTLQQQHNLLSARLWDITDDQQQKFVPKSVVKVEGAIETFRSKQMLTIKKIRLATEDDQINRTELISKPGLSREDLWHELRMMMDEIESPTLQQLVKEIYSNRGIREKLTTYPAGKTYHHAYYAGLLEQIVELMTAALQLLPLYKTVNRDIVLAACLLGDIGKIQALNDPLTPEYTAVGELIGQVVLSVEMINQAAQQQKIDKFNKEIVQLKHTILGQYDQTEETSVKPKTAEAILYFYLKRMNTELRALEQVNEAGFPYIPLFKRKMFTHFDEEGE; encoded by the coding sequence ATGGAATCTGGTTTTTATATGATTCGAGAGCGTGAAATTAAGCAGGCAGCAAACGGGTCGCTTTACGCAAATTTTACGCTGCAACAGCAACATAACCTCCTCTCGGCTCGGCTGTGGGATATAACAGATGACCAACAGCAGAAGTTTGTCCCAAAATCGGTTGTGAAGGTTGAAGGAGCCATTGAAACCTTTCGTTCAAAGCAAATGTTAACAATAAAGAAAATCCGATTGGCGACAGAGGATGATCAAATAAATCGAACTGAACTAATCTCGAAGCCGGGTCTATCCCGAGAAGATCTCTGGCATGAGTTACGGATGATGATGGATGAGATTGAGTCGCCTACTCTACAACAGCTTGTGAAAGAAATATACAGTAATCGTGGGATTCGTGAGAAATTGACTACCTATCCTGCTGGTAAAACCTATCATCATGCTTATTATGCAGGGCTACTAGAGCAAATTGTTGAACTTATGACGGCAGCACTGCAGCTCCTTCCTTTGTATAAGACGGTTAATCGAGACATTGTTTTAGCGGCTTGCTTATTAGGTGACATTGGAAAAATTCAAGCATTAAATGATCCACTTACCCCTGAATATACAGCTGTAGGTGAGCTGATTGGTCAAGTTGTATTAAGTGTCGAAATGATCAATCAAGCGGCACAACAGCAAAAGATTGATAAGTTTAATAAAGAGATTGTACAACTAAAACACACCATTCTTGGTCAGTATGATCAAACAGAAGAGACATCAGTAAAGCCAAAAACGGCGGAAGCTATTTTGTATTTTTATTTGAAACGGATGAATACAGAATTACGAGCACTAGAGCAAGTTAACGAAGCAGGATTTCCATATATTCCTTTATTTAAAAGGAAAATGTTTACCCACTTTGATGAGGAAGGAGAATGA
- a CDS encoding acetate kinase, producing the protein MATIMAINAGSSSLKFQLLSMPEEIVITKGLVERIGLRDSVFAIEKNGEKHETTADIADHSEAVKMLLDKLTSLNIISSLDDIEGIGHRVVHGGEKFNDSVLITDDVLAGIVEVSELAPLHNPANITGIKAFKEVLPNVPAVAVFDTAFHQTMPEHAYLYSLPYEYYTEHGIRKYGFHGTSHKYVSERAAEMLAEPIESLKMVSCHLGNGASIAAIDGGKSVDTSMGFTPLAGVTMGTRSGDIDPALIPFIMDKTNQTVTEVISTLNKQSGLLGLTGFSSDLRDIESEEAKGNERAKVALDVFTSRIQDYVGAYATRMGGIDVLIFTAGIGENSTVVRERVLKGLEFMGIEVDLSKNNVRGKETFLQTADSKVKVLIVPTNEEVMIARDTVRLT; encoded by the coding sequence ATGGCTACGATTATGGCAATTAACGCAGGGAGCTCATCCCTTAAATTTCAATTACTCTCAATGCCTGAAGAGATAGTTATTACAAAAGGCCTTGTTGAGCGCATTGGATTGAGAGACTCTGTTTTTGCAATTGAGAAAAACGGAGAAAAGCACGAAACTACAGCAGATATTGCGGATCATTCCGAAGCTGTGAAGATGTTACTTGATAAACTAACAAGCTTAAATATTATTTCCTCTCTAGATGATATTGAGGGAATTGGTCACCGTGTTGTTCATGGCGGCGAGAAATTTAACGATTCGGTTCTCATAACGGACGATGTATTAGCAGGCATTGTAGAAGTGTCCGAATTGGCTCCACTTCACAACCCGGCAAATATTACAGGAATAAAAGCATTTAAAGAAGTGCTTCCAAATGTACCGGCCGTCGCAGTATTTGATACGGCTTTCCATCAAACGATGCCAGAACACGCATACTTGTACAGCCTTCCATATGAATACTATACAGAGCACGGTATTCGTAAATATGGATTCCACGGCACTTCTCACAAATATGTGTCTGAACGAGCTGCTGAAATGCTTGCTGAGCCAATTGAAAGCTTAAAAATGGTTTCTTGTCATTTAGGAAATGGAGCAAGTATAGCAGCAATTGATGGTGGTAAGTCAGTTGACACGTCTATGGGTTTTACACCTCTTGCAGGTGTGACAATGGGCACACGTTCTGGTGATATTGATCCAGCTCTTATCCCGTTCATCATGGATAAGACCAATCAAACGGTGACAGAAGTAATTTCCACGTTAAATAAGCAAAGTGGACTGCTTGGTCTTACAGGGTTTTCAAGTGATTTACGCGATATCGAAAGTGAAGAAGCAAAAGGCAACGAGCGTGCAAAGGTAGCTCTTGATGTCTTTACTTCAAGAATTCAGGATTATGTTGGTGCGTATGCAACACGTATGGGCGGCATTGATGTTCTTATTTTCACAGCCGGTATTGGCGAAAATAGCACCGTTGTTCGAGAGCGCGTTCTAAAAGGCTTAGAATTTATGGGAATCGAAGTTGATTTATCTAAAAATAATGTACGCGGAAAAGAAACCTTCTTACAAACTGCGGATTCCAAAGTGAAAGTCTTGATTGTTCCTACGAATGAAGAAGTTATGATTGCCCGTGATACAGTTCGTTTAACGTAA
- a CDS encoding class I SAM-dependent methyltransferase, giving the protein MEQTNVTALYEYLDESAKVLEQVLDVTYLDALAEAGDNLFEKAIIQELASERKEQLLQLMEPVNSITFTKEDVRKAFQLAVMKGMKGTVQPNHSMTPDAVSLFMSYLANKLQGTDSTGDVLDLAVGSGNLLFSICNHAEGRIGQAYGFEVDETLLKNAFASANLQKHEIQLFHQDSLHVNMPDVHLVVADLPVGYYPKDDIATNYDLKAESGHSYIHHLMIEQGIRALQPGGFGLLLVPNFIFESDQADKLHAFLKEHAVVLGLLQLPASMFSNKQQQKSILMIQKKAEKMKKPQQALLAELPSFSNVSAMQEMMSSINKWFKEQLGR; this is encoded by the coding sequence ATGGAACAAACCAATGTAACAGCGCTATACGAGTATTTAGACGAATCAGCAAAGGTATTAGAGCAAGTACTGGATGTGACCTATTTAGACGCCTTAGCAGAAGCTGGGGACAATTTATTTGAAAAAGCTATCATTCAAGAGCTTGCAAGTGAACGTAAAGAGCAGCTTCTTCAGTTAATGGAGCCAGTGAACTCCATCACGTTTACGAAAGAAGACGTTCGAAAAGCATTTCAACTTGCTGTGATGAAAGGAATGAAAGGGACTGTTCAGCCTAACCATTCCATGACCCCTGATGCTGTTAGCTTGTTCATGAGCTATCTAGCAAATAAACTACAGGGTACAGATTCAACAGGAGATGTCCTCGATTTAGCAGTGGGATCTGGAAACTTGCTTTTCTCGATCTGTAACCATGCAGAGGGTCGAATTGGTCAGGCCTATGGTTTTGAAGTGGATGAGACGCTGCTTAAGAATGCTTTTGCAAGTGCTAATCTACAAAAGCATGAAATTCAGCTGTTTCACCAAGATAGTTTGCACGTCAACATGCCTGATGTTCATCTTGTTGTAGCGGATTTGCCTGTAGGTTATTATCCAAAAGATGATATCGCAACTAACTATGATCTAAAAGCTGAATCAGGCCATTCGTATATTCATCACTTAATGATTGAACAAGGTATTCGGGCGCTCCAGCCAGGCGGTTTTGGCTTGTTACTGGTGCCAAATTTTATTTTTGAAAGTGATCAAGCCGATAAGCTTCACGCTTTCCTAAAAGAGCATGCAGTTGTCTTAGGCTTATTGCAGTTACCAGCGTCAATGTTTTCCAATAAGCAACAGCAAAAAAGCATCTTAATGATTCAAAAGAAAGCGGAAAAAATGAAGAAGCCACAGCAAGCTCTTCTCGCAGAGTTACCATCGTTTTCAAACGTATCTGCTATGCAGGAAATGATGAGTAGTATTAATAAGTGGTTTAAGGAGCAACTTGGGCGCTAA
- the tpx gene encoding thiol peroxidase → MTQVTFKQKPVTLVGKQVQVGDKAPDFRVLANDLTEVSLADFKGKIKLISVIPSIDTGVCDAQTRRFNEEAATLENTVVLTISVDLPFAQRRWCAAEGIDEVKTLSDHKEVVFGQAYGVLIEELRLLARSVFVVNEEDEVIYAQYVNEVSEHPDYDAALKAIKNRS, encoded by the coding sequence ATGACACAAGTAACGTTTAAACAAAAGCCAGTTACATTAGTAGGTAAACAAGTACAAGTTGGTGACAAGGCACCTGATTTTCGTGTGCTAGCAAATGATTTAACAGAAGTTTCTTTAGCTGATTTTAAAGGGAAAATAAAGCTTATAAGTGTCATCCCATCTATTGATACAGGTGTATGTGATGCCCAAACGCGACGTTTCAATGAAGAAGCAGCGACTTTAGAAAACACAGTTGTGTTAACTATTAGTGTCGATTTACCTTTTGCGCAAAGAAGATGGTGTGCTGCAGAAGGAATTGATGAAGTGAAAACATTATCTGACCATAAAGAGGTTGTTTTTGGACAAGCCTATGGTGTATTAATTGAAGAGTTACGTCTACTAGCACGCTCGGTATTCGTTGTAAACGAAGAAGACGAAGTGATTTATGCGCAGTACGTTAACGAAGTGAGTGAGCACCCAGATTATGATGCAGCATTGAAAGCAATAAAAAATCGGTCATAA
- the ytfJ gene encoding GerW family sporulation protein: MEHPIQGLMKTAMENIKAMADVNTIVGDPVETPDGSIIMPVSKVGFGFAAGGSEFYTEHSQTYAEQGHPFGGGSGGGVSITPIAFLVVNHKGVNMVHLDSSTHLYERLLDLAPQAFEKIQHLMRHDGHDHHDKHHASHDDDHEPYEDPIV; encoded by the coding sequence ATGGAACATCCTATTCAAGGCTTAATGAAGACTGCTATGGAAAACATTAAAGCAATGGCAGATGTCAACACCATTGTCGGTGATCCAGTCGAAACACCTGATGGCAGTATTATTATGCCTGTATCAAAAGTGGGTTTTGGCTTTGCCGCTGGAGGAAGTGAGTTTTATACAGAGCACTCACAAACTTATGCTGAACAAGGGCATCCTTTTGGCGGAGGAAGCGGAGGTGGCGTATCCATTACACCTATCGCTTTTCTTGTTGTGAATCATAAAGGAGTTAATATGGTTCATCTTGACAGTTCAACCCATCTGTACGAACGATTATTAGACTTAGCGCCTCAAGCGTTTGAAAAGATTCAACATCTCATGAGACATGATGGCCATGACCATCATGATAAACACCATGCTTCACATGACGATGATCATGAACCTTATGAAGATCCAATAGTATAA
- a CDS encoding DUF2953 domain-containing protein has translation MLIWIVLPLIILLVILLIVLFIPIKIHIRYAHHQQDDLLTLYVYVIGLKVYTLEVPVIHVNASTQTVTVEEEEDSIFNDKKKKKKWGIESLKKYIKMAKRLAAHFPKLKQLAYRFLGKVTCKHVTWKTEFGTGDAAKTAQLAGLIWTIKSMCLGWVQTKVNWKGEKRLEVTPHFQMKGYRMFLSCIVTFTLWHAMTTLLLLVISYKKIEKRFEPASGGERYFTQ, from the coding sequence ATGCTTATTTGGATTGTACTACCACTAATCATTCTTTTAGTCATCTTACTGATTGTTTTATTTATACCAATTAAAATACATATCCGCTATGCTCATCACCAGCAGGATGATTTATTAACGTTGTACGTATACGTTATAGGACTGAAAGTCTATACGTTGGAAGTGCCTGTTATTCATGTGAATGCTTCAACGCAAACTGTTACAGTGGAAGAAGAAGAGGACTCGATCTTTAACGATAAGAAAAAGAAAAAAAAGTGGGGGATTGAAAGTCTTAAGAAATACATCAAAATGGCTAAACGATTAGCGGCACATTTTCCGAAACTAAAGCAATTGGCGTACCGCTTTTTAGGGAAAGTTACATGCAAACATGTGACGTGGAAAACAGAGTTCGGAACAGGGGACGCTGCGAAAACCGCGCAGCTAGCCGGACTGATCTGGACAATAAAATCAATGTGTTTAGGATGGGTACAGACGAAAGTGAATTGGAAGGGGGAAAAAAGACTGGAAGTAACGCCACATTTTCAAATGAAAGGATATCGAATGTTTCTATCGTGCATAGTCACCTTTACATTGTGGCACGCTATGACTACATTGCTGTTGTTAGTAATCAGTTACAAAAAAATTGAAAAGCGTTTTGAACCGGCTTCAGGTGGAGAACGTTATTTTACTCAATAA
- a CDS encoding RDD family protein yields the protein MEYTTGSVRLKRHLRPADATEIIEEEAQPHTYRYAGFWMRFWAFIVDLLIITGLNGVLVSTWVPLIADGDSRWAFFATVFLLPSVLYAIVFFLYFALMTRYFQQTLGKMIFGIRVISSNGAKLTWSQLFFREGVGRFLQHAPLLGNINGLAYIVVACTPKKQGIHDLFAETYVVHID from the coding sequence ATGGAGTATACAACAGGATCAGTTCGATTAAAACGACACCTTAGACCAGCAGATGCCACCGAAATTATTGAAGAAGAGGCGCAACCCCATACCTATCGTTATGCTGGGTTTTGGATGCGATTTTGGGCATTTATAGTTGATTTATTAATAATTACAGGCTTAAACGGTGTGCTCGTTAGTACATGGGTTCCGCTCATTGCAGACGGAGACTCACGGTGGGCATTTTTTGCGACGGTCTTCTTACTACCGAGTGTTCTTTACGCTATTGTTTTCTTTCTTTACTTTGCGTTAATGACCCGCTATTTTCAACAAACGCTAGGAAAAATGATTTTTGGCATACGCGTCATATCATCTAATGGAGCAAAACTAACGTGGAGTCAATTGTTTTTTAGAGAAGGGGTAGGACGTTTCTTACAACATGCCCCTCTTTTAGGAAATATTAATGGGCTTGCTTACATTGTTGTTGCATGTACACCAAAGAAACAAGGAATACATGATTTATTTGCCGAAACGTATGTTGTCCATATTGATTAA
- the sppA gene encoding signal peptide peptidase SppA has translation MKARRWIALGIGAFVLLFTLITTISVAFNTYSAPVLGGADQTIVSDGDPSGQIALLEVTGPIIDTGEPGLFDTGGYDHAAFLTDLDTAMTDRDVQGIILSVDTPGGGILESAEIHRAIVEMKEQTDKPVYVAMGGMAASGGYYIAAPTDRIFATPQTLTGSIGVIMSSYNVSELLDNIGIEEQVYKSGPYKDILSPTREPLEEEDEIIQAIVDEYYDEFVDVIAQGRDMAEDRVRELGDGRIYTGRQALEEGLVDELGSLEDAITAMREELGSNYQVVSNDEFLNFGNLFGLTLQQLFGNDSPIKIDFNQPKPYYMYNHE, from the coding sequence ATGAAAGCAAGAAGATGGATAGCATTAGGAATTGGAGCCTTTGTTCTATTGTTTACACTGATTACCACCATTTCAGTGGCATTTAATACATATTCAGCACCCGTTCTTGGAGGGGCTGACCAAACCATTGTAAGTGATGGCGATCCTAGTGGACAAATTGCATTACTTGAAGTGACTGGTCCTATCATTGATACAGGAGAACCAGGTTTATTTGATACAGGCGGTTACGATCACGCTGCTTTTTTAACAGATCTTGATACAGCAATGACAGACCGTGATGTACAAGGAATCATTTTGTCTGTCGACACACCTGGTGGCGGTATATTAGAATCTGCAGAAATTCACCGAGCCATCGTTGAAATGAAAGAACAAACAGATAAACCTGTATATGTAGCAATGGGCGGTATGGCCGCATCGGGAGGCTACTATATTGCCGCACCGACGGATCGGATATTTGCAACGCCACAAACATTAACAGGCTCAATAGGTGTTATTATGAGCTCGTACAATGTATCTGAACTACTCGACAATATTGGTATTGAAGAGCAAGTATACAAGAGTGGTCCGTACAAAGATATTCTTTCTCCAACTAGAGAGCCACTTGAAGAGGAAGATGAAATTATTCAAGCGATTGTCGATGAATACTATGATGAATTTGTAGATGTGATTGCTCAAGGTCGCGATATGGCAGAAGATCGTGTACGTGAACTTGGGGATGGCCGTATTTATACAGGCAGACAGGCGTTGGAAGAAGGATTAGTCGATGAATTAGGCTCGTTAGAAGATGCCATTACTGCTATGCGTGAGGAATTAGGAAGTAATTATCAAGTCGTATCAAACGATGAATTTTTGAATTTCGGAAACTTATTTGGATTGACGTTGCAGCAATTGTTTGGGAATGATAGCCCGATAAAAATTGACTTTAATCAGCCAAAGCCATACTACATGTACAATCATGAATGA
- a CDS encoding amidohydrolase, which translates to MGTLLYNAVVYTMEVEGEQVEALYIENGKIIDCGTSKHLVEKWSRHASSTKNLNGAFIYPGFVDSHLHLIAHGQKLLRVDLSQSTKEDALAKLKAICVQEGEWIEALGWNEHNDPNHALLTVTDLNKISVKHPLFVMRICRHAAIVNQTVLDLAGINRHTPDPDGGKIERDEHGNPNGILHDAAVHYVQALMPPLAKASIKKALQMAIDDCHAKGLTGGHSEDLHYYNGLAETLDIYQEVVNVQKPFRAHLLIHHEELSAYDASPYTQQQTISPYIELGALKIFADGALGGRTAALSEPYEDDPSTSGLLIHNQTALHDLVCQARKRQLAVAIHVIGDQALALSLTAIEQNEKSKKRDRLIHVQVAREDLLQRMAKLPIVIDVQPHFVVSDFPWVEERLGEKRMSFSFAWKTLIEAGIHCAGGSDAPIEPIEPLKGMHAAIYRKNNQGTYNVKEALTPYEAVALFTIGSAYAIEKEATRGKIKVGYDADLTILDRDLFRGGEEAFMKASVLETIVNGYTVYEKGGVTE; encoded by the coding sequence ATGGGAACACTTCTTTATAATGCAGTCGTCTACACGATGGAAGTAGAAGGAGAGCAAGTAGAGGCACTTTACATAGAAAATGGAAAAATTATCGATTGTGGTACGTCAAAGCATTTAGTTGAAAAGTGGTCTAGGCACGCTTCAAGCACGAAAAATCTTAATGGCGCTTTTATTTATCCGGGCTTCGTAGATAGCCATCTTCATTTAATTGCTCACGGACAAAAGCTACTTCGAGTAGATTTATCGCAGTCTACTAAGGAAGATGCGTTAGCAAAATTAAAAGCGATATGTGTGCAAGAAGGGGAATGGATTGAAGCGTTAGGTTGGAACGAACATAATGATCCAAATCATGCGTTACTAACAGTGACCGATTTAAACAAGATTAGCGTAAAGCATCCTCTATTTGTTATGCGTATTTGTCGTCATGCAGCTATTGTGAATCAAACGGTTCTTGATTTAGCTGGAATTAACCGCCATACGCCAGATCCAGATGGTGGGAAGATTGAGCGAGATGAACATGGAAATCCGAATGGAATTTTGCATGATGCTGCAGTACACTACGTCCAAGCTTTAATGCCACCACTAGCAAAAGCTTCAATTAAAAAAGCGCTTCAGATGGCGATTGATGATTGCCATGCGAAAGGGTTAACAGGAGGTCATAGTGAAGATCTTCATTATTACAACGGTCTCGCTGAAACATTGGATATCTACCAAGAAGTTGTGAATGTGCAAAAGCCGTTCCGTGCTCATTTACTCATTCATCACGAAGAACTGTCTGCGTATGACGCATCGCCGTATACACAGCAACAAACCATAAGCCCTTATATAGAGCTGGGAGCGTTAAAGATTTTTGCAGATGGTGCTCTTGGTGGCAGAACAGCAGCATTAAGTGAGCCTTATGAAGATGATCCGAGTACATCTGGACTGTTAATTCATAACCAAACTGCTCTTCATGACTTGGTTTGCCAAGCTAGAAAACGACAGCTAGCAGTAGCTATTCACGTTATTGGCGATCAAGCCTTGGCATTATCGTTAACCGCAATTGAACAAAATGAAAAAAGTAAGAAGCGTGATCGACTTATTCATGTTCAAGTAGCTAGAGAAGATTTATTGCAACGCATGGCAAAATTGCCAATTGTTATTGACGTGCAGCCACATTTTGTTGTGTCTGATTTTCCTTGGGTAGAAGAGCGGCTTGGGGAAAAGCGAATGTCGTTTTCCTTTGCGTGGAAAACGCTGATAGAAGCTGGAATTCATTGTGCAGGGGGCTCTGACGCACCAATTGAACCCATCGAACCTTTAAAAGGGATGCATGCGGCCATTTATCGAAAGAACAATCAAGGTACTTATAACGTAAAAGAAGCATTAACTCCCTATGAAGCAGTAGCGCTATTCACAATAGGAAGCGCCTATGCCATTGAAAAAGAAGCAACAAGAGGAAAAATCAAGGTTGGCTATGACGCGGACCTGACAATACTTGATCGAGATCTTTTTAGAGGAGGAGAAGAAGCATTTATGAAAGCAAGTGTGTTGGAAACGATTGTAAATGGGTATACGGTTTATGAAAAAGGAGGAGTAACAGAATGA
- a CDS encoding alpha/beta-type small acid-soluble spore protein, with the protein MANTNNLVVPGVQQALDQMKYEIASEFGVNLGPDSTARANGSVGGEITKRLVAQAEQQMGGYQK; encoded by the coding sequence ATGGCAAACACAAACAACTTAGTAGTACCTGGTGTACAACAAGCTCTTGACCAAATGAAATACGAAATCGCTAGCGAATTCGGAGTAAACCTTGGTCCTGATTCAACTGCTCGTGCTAACGGATCTGTAGGTGGTGAAATCACTAAACGTCTTGTAGCTCAAGCTGAACAACAAATGGGTGGATATCAAAAATAA